The Buchnera aphidicola (Tuberolachnus salignus) genome has a segment encoding these proteins:
- a CDS encoding alpha/beta fold hydrolase, whose protein sequence is MKKILWSVYGIGKIPIVLFHGWGFNSNIWYSIFPFLLKKFTIYVFDFPGYGNNSNIHLMNFTNISNFLLSILPHKVIWIGWSLGGLLATYIGYYFPNRTYAVILIASSPFFLKKNKWPGIKKKTLISIKNNMLNSYQNFLLEFYNIHISLKKNSFFTQKKIFQNFFTKLPTSDAILQGFQWLKKIDNRKKIINLKIPIFRIYGKLDLLIPIKIEKKLKNILYNGKFYIIKQAAHVPFITHPKLFLNIINDIIYNIKFF, encoded by the coding sequence ATGAAAAAAATTTTATGGTCTGTATATGGTATTGGAAAAATCCCAATAGTTTTATTTCATGGATGGGGATTCAATTCTAATATTTGGTATTCTATTTTTCCTTTTTTATTAAAAAAATTTACTATTTATGTTTTTGATTTTCCTGGATATGGTAATAATTCAAATATTCATTTAATGAATTTTACAAACATATCAAATTTTTTATTATCAATTTTACCTCATAAAGTTATCTGGATCGGTTGGTCTCTTGGTGGATTATTAGCTACATATATAGGTTATTATTTTCCAAATCGTACTTATGCAGTTATTTTAATTGCTTCTTCTCCATTTTTTCTAAAAAAAAATAAATGGCCAGGAATTAAAAAAAAAACATTAATATCAATAAAAAATAATATGTTAAATTCTTATCAAAATTTTTTATTAGAATTTTATAATATACATATCTCTTTAAAAAAAAATTCCTTCTTTACTCAAAAAAAAATTTTTCAAAATTTTTTTACAAAATTACCTACTTCTGACGCAATTTTACAAGGTTTTCAATGGTTAAAAAAAATTGACAATCGAAAAAAAATAATAAATTTAAAAATTCCAATTTTTCGAATATATGGAAAATTAGATCTTTTAATTCCAATAAAAATAGAAAAAAAATTAAAAAATATTTTGTATAATGGAAAATTTTATATTATTAAACAAGCTGCTCATGTACCATTTATTACACATCCAAAGTTATTTCTAAATATTATAAATGATATTATTTATAATATTAAATTTTTTTAA
- the ssb gene encoding single-stranded DNA-binding protein: MASRGINKVILIGNLGQDPEIRYMPNGGAVLNMTLATSDTWKDKKTGEAKEKTEWHRLVVFGKLAEIAAQYLHKGSQIYIEGSLQTRKWQDQNGIDRYITEVIVNITGTMQMLGNRNSNQNISRDSLGTKYSSSISEKKNKIQDENYSLKNSDEELKKQDNLINSTTKLDFEDEIPF; this comes from the coding sequence ATGGCAAGTCGTGGAATTAATAAAGTAATTTTAATTGGAAATTTAGGACAAGATCCTGAAATTAGATATATGCCTAATGGAGGCGCTGTGTTAAATATGACTTTAGCAACTTCAGATACTTGGAAAGATAAAAAGACTGGAGAAGCTAAAGAAAAAACAGAATGGCATCGGCTTGTAGTATTTGGTAAATTAGCAGAAATTGCGGCACAATATTTACATAAAGGATCGCAAATTTATATTGAAGGATCTTTGCAAACTCGTAAATGGCAAGATCAAAATGGAATTGATCGTTATATTACAGAAGTAATTGTTAATATTACCGGAACTATGCAAATGTTAGGAAATAGAAATTCTAATCAAAATATTTCTCGAGATTCTTTAGGTACAAAATATTCTTCTTCAATTTCAGAAAAAAAAAATAAAATTCAAGATGAAAATTATTCTTTAAAAAATTCAGATGAAGAATTAAAAAAACAAGACAATTTAATTAATTCAACTACTAAATTAGATTTTGAAGATGAAATTCCTTTTTAA
- the dusA gene encoding tRNA dihydrouridine(20/20a) synthase DusA, translating to MHFQKIKYPYKFSVAPMVKYTDLHCHFFYRQLTKKTLLYTEMLTTNQIIYKFKNKNIQIYPPTALQLAGNNVYDFLICSQWAEKIGFQEININLGCPSKNAKKGNFGIFLMKKPKLVFEIIKNIYHTVSIPISIKIRLGITKKENFEFLKNFIEIVSQKKYCIRFIIHARNADLTLLSTRKNRTIPPLNYLYVYKIKKYFPHLIIVLNGGLKNLRESKLHLKKLNGIMIGREIYKNPLLLTQVDHIFFQNKKNYNILKILNKMMEYTEQQRKYGIAPINIIKHFLNIFNGIYNSKNWKKYICEKIKYTKNLKKLLHHSLKIFPSHIINSLQKY from the coding sequence ATGCATTTTCAAAAAATAAAATATCCATATAAATTCTCAGTAGCACCTATGGTAAAATATACAGATTTACATTGTCATTTTTTTTATCGACAATTAACAAAAAAAACTTTATTATATACTGAAATGTTAACAACTAATCAAATAATTTATAAATTTAAAAATAAAAATATTCAAATTTATCCTCCGACTGCATTACAACTTGCGGGAAATAATGTATATGATTTTTTAATTTGTTCCCAATGGGCAGAAAAAATAGGTTTTCAAGAAATTAATATTAATTTAGGATGTCCTTCAAAAAATGCAAAAAAAGGAAATTTTGGTATTTTTTTAATGAAAAAACCAAAATTAGTCTTTGAAATTATAAAAAATATCTATCATACCGTTTCAATTCCTATAAGTATCAAAATTCGCTTAGGAATAACTAAAAAAGAAAATTTTGAATTTTTAAAAAATTTTATTGAAATAGTCTCCCAAAAAAAATATTGTATTCGATTTATTATTCATGCGCGTAATGCTGATTTAACATTATTAAGCACTCGAAAAAACAGAACAATACCGCCATTAAATTATTTATATGTATATAAAATTAAAAAATATTTTCCGCATTTAATCATTGTTTTAAATGGAGGTCTCAAAAATTTACGCGAATCTAAATTACATTTAAAAAAATTAAATGGAATTATGATAGGACGAGAAATTTATAAAAATCCATTATTATTAACACAAGTTGATCATATTTTCTTCCAAAATAAAAAAAACTATAATATATTAAAAATATTAAATAAAATGATGGAATATACAGAACAACAAAGAAAATATGGAATTGCACCAATTAATATTATTAAACATTTTTTAAACATTTTTAATGGAATTTATAATTCTAAAAATTGGAAAAAATATATATGTGAAAAAATAAAATACACTAAAAATTTAAAAAAATTATTACATCATTCTCTAAAAATTTTTCCTTCTCATATTATAAACTCTTTACAAAAATATTAA
- the dnaB gene encoding replicative DNA helicase yields the protein MIEKINKLKLLNISPYSLEAEQSVLGGLMLDNNKWDIIIEYIQKEDFFSKKHQLIFLEMNNLIEKGNPIDLITLSESLNQKNILEKIGRFSYLAEISKNTPSVANIVNYAKIVKERSIMREIISVANNIADFGYHSKGRNSSELLDYAESSIFQISEKRIKKKYGPQNIQKILENTISNIEKLFQKPHQGITGINTGYHDLNKKTAGLQKSDLIILAARPSMGKTSLAMNLCENAAMIYEKPILIFSLEMPSEQIMIRMLASLSRVDQSKIRSGQLTDEEWSRISGTINVLLKKKNIYIDDSSNLTPNELRSRTRRLYRENNGLTLIMIDYLQLIKIPTLFGNRTLEIAEISRTLKALAKELNIPIIALSQLNRSLEQRADKKPVNSDLRESGSLEQDADLIMFIYRDELYNENSELKGIAEIIIGKQRNGPIGTIKLTFNGQWSRFDNYANPEHHKKNL from the coding sequence ATGATTGAAAAAATAAATAAATTAAAATTATTAAACATTTCTCCCTATTCATTAGAAGCTGAACAATCGGTGTTAGGCGGATTAATGTTAGACAACAACAAATGGGATATAATTATTGAATACATTCAGAAAGAAGATTTTTTTAGTAAAAAACATCAATTAATTTTTTTAGAAATGAATAATTTAATAGAAAAAGGAAATCCAATTGATTTAATCACATTATCAGAATCTTTAAATCAAAAAAATATATTAGAAAAAATTGGAAGATTTTCTTATTTAGCTGAAATTTCTAAAAATACTCCAAGTGTTGCGAATATTGTTAATTATGCTAAAATTGTTAAAGAACGTTCAATTATGAGAGAAATTATTTCTGTTGCAAATAATATTGCAGATTTTGGATATCATTCTAAAGGACGTAATAGTTCAGAATTATTAGATTATGCGGAATCTAGTATTTTTCAAATCTCTGAAAAACGAATTAAAAAAAAATATGGCCCTCAAAACATTCAAAAAATTTTAGAAAACACAATTTCAAATATTGAAAAATTATTTCAAAAACCACATCAAGGTATTACTGGAATTAATACTGGATATCATGATTTAAACAAAAAAACAGCAGGTTTACAAAAATCAGATTTAATTATTTTAGCAGCTCGTCCATCAATGGGAAAAACTTCATTAGCGATGAATTTATGTGAAAATGCAGCAATGATATATGAAAAACCAATTTTAATTTTTAGTTTAGAGATGCCAAGTGAACAAATTATGATTCGAATGTTAGCTTCTTTATCTCGAGTTGATCAATCAAAAATCAGATCTGGACAATTAACAGATGAAGAATGGAGTCGAATTTCTGGTACAATTAATGTTTTATTAAAAAAAAAAAATATTTATATTGATGACTCATCTAATTTAACTCCAAATGAATTAAGATCAAGAACACGTCGTCTATATCGTGAAAATAATGGATTAACTTTAATTATGATTGATTATTTACAATTAATTAAAATTCCTACTTTATTTGGTAATCGTACTTTAGAAATAGCAGAAATTTCTAGAACTTTAAAAGCTTTAGCAAAAGAACTAAATATTCCTATTATAGCATTATCACAATTAAATAGATCGTTAGAACAAAGAGCAGATAAAAAACCAGTAAATTCTGATTTAAGAGAATCAGGATCTTTAGAACAAGATGCGGATTTAATTATGTTTATATATCGAGATGAATTATATAATGAAAATAGCGAATTAAAAGGTATAGCAGAAATTATTATCGGAAAACAAAGAAATGGTCCTATTGGAACTATTAAACTAACATTTAACGGTCAATGGTCAAGATTTGATAATTATGCAAATCCTGAACATCATAAAAAAAATTTATAA
- the ruvX gene encoding Holliday junction resolvase RuvX encodes MIILAFDYGVKNIGLAISDTLLSYATPLPSLYNFKKKIQWKKIQNILFTWLPKYLILGYPIDNKGKKQKIAKKIEIFKLNLEKKYKIPVKLHNEYLTTKIAKSILFQKGGFKELKKKNIHSMSAVLILEGWLEIFKKNINNI; translated from the coding sequence ATGATAATTTTAGCATTTGATTATGGTGTAAAAAATATAGGTTTAGCAATTTCTGATACCTTATTGTCTTATGCAACTCCTTTACCAAGTTTATACAATTTTAAAAAAAAAATACAATGGAAAAAAATTCAAAATATATTATTTACTTGGTTACCAAAATATCTTATTTTAGGTTATCCAATTGACAATAAAGGAAAAAAACAAAAAATCGCAAAAAAAATTGAAATTTTTAAATTAAATTTAGAAAAAAAATATAAAATTCCTGTTAAACTTCATAATGAATATTTAACAACTAAAATTGCAAAATCTATTTTATTTCAAAAAGGAGGATTTAAAGAATTAAAAAAAAAAAATATTCATTCTATGTCAGCTGTGTTAATTTTAGAAGGATGGTTAGAAATATTTAAAAAAAATATTAATAACATTTAA